From the genome of Devriesea agamarum, one region includes:
- a CDS encoding aminotransferase class I/II-fold pyridoxal phosphate-dependent enzyme yields MIDLTSASPLAPRPTVALEHPTYPNALELFSHIGARITALLPVRSRADLDIWQSALHHADLSYLIADFHNPTGISVPADLRPTLQSRNLLVVDESMVALVLGGACLPDAPPMGCSHPKAITIGSVSKNLWGGLRIGWLRASEKIIIRPA; encoded by the coding sequence GTGATCGACTTAACTTCAGCGTCGCCCTTGGCGCCCCGCCCTACAGTTGCTCTGGAGCACCCCACGTATCCCAACGCGCTGGAACTGTTTAGCCACATCGGCGCTCGCATCACCGCGCTGCTCCCGGTGCGCAGTAGGGCAGACCTCGACATATGGCAGTCCGCACTGCATCACGCAGACTTGAGCTATCTCATCGCTGACTTCCACAACCCTACGGGTATCAGTGTGCCGGCAGACCTCCGCCCGACTCTTCAATCCCGCAACCTGCTGGTCGTGGATGAGTCCATGGTGGCGCTCGTTCTCGGCGGCGCCTGCTTGCCAGATGCCCCGCCCATGGGCTGCTCCCATCCCAAGGCCATCACCATCGGGTCGGTATCGAAGAATTTATGGGGCGGTCTGCGGATCGGATGGCTGCGGGCTTCCGAGAAGATCATCATCCGGCCCGCCTAG
- a CDS encoding NAD-dependent epimerase/dehydratase family protein, with amino-acid sequence MRIAVTGATGVLGQEAVAALVAAGHTVTGITRRERGVPVIEGRGAQGVVADVFDVENLARALRGHEVIINTLAKIPVGMTAMRPLAWREDDRLHLEASVAIADAAKRAGARKLIQESSIFMYPDNGKDWIGEDMPLAVRNSAFRPRVREMRAAVDFASEGRSAVILRLGQLYGRDPLTTHTLRKVRERHPVLLGRSEGYITLLHHLDAGRAFVSALRAHSGFYNVGGEPITRGRWAKDLGREAGIDGPARFFPDITQAVVGPRLDVQRRSLRISSVRFLQETGWRPQIGPSTPGWSRM; translated from the coding sequence GTGAGGATCGCCGTCACGGGAGCGACCGGGGTCTTAGGTCAGGAAGCTGTGGCTGCTCTGGTTGCTGCAGGCCATACGGTCACTGGGATCACCCGTCGAGAACGAGGGGTTCCAGTCATTGAAGGACGCGGTGCGCAGGGGGTTGTCGCTGACGTCTTCGACGTTGAAAACCTCGCCCGTGCTTTACGCGGCCATGAGGTCATCATCAACACACTCGCCAAAATTCCGGTCGGCATGACGGCAATGAGGCCGCTGGCATGGCGAGAGGATGATCGTCTTCATCTGGAGGCATCGGTAGCGATTGCGGACGCTGCCAAACGGGCTGGTGCTCGCAAGCTCATTCAAGAGTCCTCGATCTTCATGTATCCCGATAATGGGAAAGACTGGATCGGAGAGGACATGCCTCTGGCGGTCCGGAACTCGGCGTTTCGTCCGCGTGTTCGCGAGATGCGGGCGGCCGTGGATTTTGCCAGCGAAGGGCGCAGCGCGGTTATCCTCCGGCTGGGTCAGTTGTATGGGCGGGATCCCTTGACGACCCACACGTTGCGCAAAGTTCGTGAGCGTCACCCTGTTTTGCTGGGGCGGTCGGAGGGCTACATCACCCTTTTGCATCACCTGGATGCCGGTCGCGCGTTTGTGTCGGCTCTGAGGGCACATAGCGGCTTCTACAACGTCGGCGGCGAACCGATCACGCGTGGACGCTGGGCGAAGGATTTAGGGCGTGAGGCTGGGATTGACGGACCGGCGAGGTTCTTTCCAGATATCACGCAGGCTGTGGTTGGCCCCCGATTGGATGTTCAGCGGCGTTCACTGCGTATTTCATCGGTGCGGTTCTTGCAGGAGACGGGGTGGCGCCCTCAGATCGGACCGTCAACGCCCGGCTGGTCTCGTATGTGA